The Streptomyces sp. NBC_00775 genome includes the window GCACCGGCCGGTCGACGGCCACCGCCGTGCCCGGCGCGTTCGTACCGACCGCCGTCTCCGACCACCGCGCACCCGGCACGAAGTTCATCCGCCCGGCCCGCCGCCGCGGCACCGGATGGCCCTCGACCCACAGCAGTCTGCCCTGCGCGTCGCACACCGCCAGGAGATGCTCCCCGTCCGCCGCGAACGTCCCCATGAGTTCCCGGAACAGCGGCATCACCCGGGCCAGTGGATGCTCCGCCCGGTAGGAGCCGAGGTCCCCGTCCGTGAGCTCCACGCTCGCGGTGCCGTCCGGTACGACGCCCGCCCGCGCCGATCGCCGCCATGAGTCGGCCACCACGGAACGCACCGGCCGTGGCACCGTGCCCGCCTCGGTGAACGCCTCGTGGGCACGGCGCAGGATCCGCACCCGCTCGACGGGATCGGTGCCCGGTTCCAGGGCCACCCATGGATCGGTCAACTCGGCCTCCCGGCAGGCGATGCGGCTGGGACCATCGTCACTCCCGGTGCGGGCCCCGACAAGCAGTGTGACCGTCCGGGCAGTTGTTGTGGCCGTCCACCGCACCCGTCGCCCGCACCACCCATCACCTTCCGGACACCCTGAGGGCCCGTCGGTCAGGCGAAGTTGACGAGCCTTATGTAGCGCGTCCAGTCCCAGTTCGGCCCGGGATCGGTGTGGTCGGTGCCGGGTACCTCGAAGTGGCCGATGATGTGGGCGCGATCCTTGGGGATGCCGTATCGCGTGCAGATCGGGCGGTGAGCTTGGCCGACTCCTCGTACAGGGCGTTGGTGAAGTAGGCGGGCTGGTCCACCCAGCCCTCGTGCTCGATGCCGATGCTGCGGGTGTTGTAGTCCCAGTTCCCCGCGTGCCAGGCGATGTCGTGTTCCCTGACGCACTGCGCGACATGCCCGTCGGCCGATCGCACGAGGTAGTGGGCGGACACCTTCTTCTGAGGATTCTGGAAGATGGACAAGGTGGTGGAGTAGGTCGCCTGCGTGACGTGGATGATCACATAGTCGAGCGGATAGGCCGTCGGCCGGTCGGACGCCGTGTAGTTGGACGTGCTCGCCTGCGTCCATTCGGCGCCGGGGAAGTCGACGACCGCGGCCTGCGCCGCGGCCCGGGTGCCGGGGAGTAACGAGTAGGGGAGAGCGGCGAGGGCTGCGCCCTTCAGCAGCCGCCGCCGGCTGGGGAACGACCTGGCCCGTTCCATGGTGTGTCTGCCTTTCGATGGTGGGGGGTCATTGAGCGAGGGTGAGTGGACGCGCGCTCAGTGCCGCAGTGTCGTGGCCGTCTCGCGCAGCTGTGCGTGCAGCCCGCGATGTGTCTCGCGCGCGGGCAGCCATTCCTTGCGGAGCTTGGCGACGCACGTGTAGTTGGTGTCGCAGACGTTGGCGAGCGGTGACTCGACCGCCTGGGTCGCGAACTGGTACGCGTCCAGCTCACTGAAGCCGTAGTCACGCACCAGCCACTGCACCAGGTCGAGCTGGGATATTCGGAACGCGTCCTCCAGGGGGCGTGCCGAGCCGGTCGAGATGATGTGCGTGTCGGACTCGATACGCGGCCAGGGAGTGGCCACTCCCTTGAGAAGCTCGACGATCACCACCGTGTTCATCGCGCACTCGACAGCGACTCCGCAGGTCTCGCCCTCGCCCTGCCGCGCGTGCCCGTCACCGAGGCTCAACAGGGCGCCCTCGACGTTCACTCCGAGGTAGCAGGTCACGCCGGCCCGCATCTCCGGAGTGTCCATGTTCCCGCCGTGCGCGTCGGGCACCAGCGCGGAGCGCACCTCCAGATTCGCGGGTGCCACACCGACGGTTCCGTGCATCGGATCCATCGGCAGCTCGATCTGGATGTCGCTGTCCCGCGCGCTGAACAGCGCGGTGCGCCGCGCCCGGTCGAGCTGCCAGATCCACACGGTCTCCGGCAGCGGCGGCTGCAGCGTGGCCGTGGTGTGCGTGGAAGTGAGCGCGCCGAACAGGGGAACGGTTGTCGATGCCGCCCAGTCGCGGGCCGGTTCGATCGACACGAAGTGAACCGCGACCGTGTCACCCGGCTCCGCTCCCTCCACATGGAAGGGGCCGGTCTGCGGGTTGAGGAACGGGAACTCGCACACCTGGGACACCAAGTCCTTCTCGGAGCGCACCCGTCCGGCGAAGCAGTCCTCGGTGTAGAGATCGAGGACCGTGCCGGGCGCGATGCGCGCCACCGGCGGCGCGCCGCCGAACGTCCACGCGTACTCGCCCGGTGCGGGCCGCACGGTCAGGATCCGGGGGTCGTTCATGGCTGTACAGCTCCGCTCTGCCGGGGGTCGGGCGTGGAGGTCTCGTCCAGGTGGACACGGGCGGTCTCGGCTATGCGCCCGGGATGCCGGCGCAGCAGGACGATCAATACCACGACCCCCGCCAGCATCCAGACACCGACGACCGGTCCCGCGTACGACACGGGGGCGGTCAGTTCGGACACGAAGTCGAAGACCGGCAGGCCCGCCGCGGTCAGCAGCGCGGGGACGAAGGCGACGATGCCGAGCAGGGGGAACAGCAGATGCCGCACCGGTTTGAACAACTCCCGCCTGCGGCGCAGGAAATAGCCCGCGCAGGCGAGGTTCACCACGATGTACACCCCGATCACGACCGTGACGATCACCGTCGCGAGCAGCAGGAACGCGGTCACGGGGTCGTAGGAGAAGCCGAGTCCGAGCACGGCCGCGAGCGCCACGGCGCACTGCACGGCGACTCCGGCGACGGGGGAGCGATGTCTGG containing:
- a CDS encoding acetamidase/formamidase family protein, translating into MNDPRILTVRPAPGEYAWTFGGAPPVARIAPGTVLDLYTEDCFAGRVRSEKDLVSQVCEFPFLNPQTGPFHVEGAEPGDTVAVHFVSIEPARDWAASTTVPLFGALTSTHTTATLQPPLPETVWIWQLDRARRTALFSARDSDIQIELPMDPMHGTVGVAPANLEVRSALVPDAHGGNMDTPEMRAGVTCYLGVNVEGALLSLGDGHARQGEGETCGVAVECAMNTVVIVELLKGVATPWPRIESDTHIISTGSARPLEDAFRISQLDLVQWLVRDYGFSELDAYQFATQAVESPLANVCDTNYTCVAKLRKEWLPARETHRGLHAQLRETATTLRH